The following proteins come from a genomic window of Candidozyma auris chromosome 4, complete sequence:
- a CDS encoding mRNA splicing protein SMX2: MVSAPELKNYLDKSVVVELNGGRSVSGVLRGYDVFMNVTLAEALEHSKKDKLSLGTVVIRGNSILSVEATA, encoded by the exons ATGGTATCTGCACCCGAGTTGAAGAAC TACTTGGACAAGTCAGTTGTGGTGGAGCTCAACGGGGGCCGCAGCGTCAGCGGCGTGCTCCGAGGATACGATGTGTTCATGAACGTGACGCTAGCGGAAGCGCTTGAACACagcaagaaggacaagCTCCTGCTAGGCACGGTGGTGATCCGGGGCAACTCGATTCTCTCCGTGGAGGCTACAGCATAG
- the GNA1 gene encoding glucosamine 6-phosphate N-acetyltransferase encodes MPLPKGYTVRAPAAKDHLKYTETLKVLTKVGDITPEQFQDVVYTWEKNPEIYFPRVIVDESDTVVATGMLVVEQKIIHACGKVGHIEDIAVSKSEQGKRLGDHMISMLTEIAKEQGCYKVILDCSPENVGFYEKCGYQGAGIEMAHRFD; translated from the coding sequence ATGCCCCTTCCCAAAGGTTACACGGTCAgagcaccagcagcaaaagaCCACTTGAAGTACACAGAGACGCTCAAGGTGCTCACCAAGGTGGGTGACATCACGCCTGAGCAGTTCCAGGATGTTGTGTACACGTGGGAGAAGAACCCCGAAATCTACTTTCCTAGAGTCATTGTGGACGAGTCAGACACCGTCGTTGCTACAGGAatgttggtggtggagcAGAAGATAATCCACGCCTGCGGCAAGGTTGGCCACATCGAGGACATCGCCGTGTCCAAGCTGGAGCAGGGGAAGCGTTTGGGTGACCACATGATCTCGATGTTGACAGAAATCGCAAAGGAGCAGGGTTGCTAcaaggtgattttggacTGTTCTCCAGAGAACGTTGGGTTTTACGAAAAGTGTGGTTACCAGGGCGCAGGAATCGAGATGGCCCATCGCTTCGACTGA
- the YIM1 gene encoding Yim1p encodes MPLKFKALRYNNNSTPITLKETQFADVEELPTGYKVPDKKVLVRVHYAALNPIDFLLKNAATCWIFRGERGFASDYSGEVVALGAEAAKETGLKVGDRVNGLNQIPFGNGTAAQYTLVDPFSEAGCSIRKTPDSLPLDQAASYPLVLGTAQSFFNEVDKKNALKKVLIIGAGTSVGRYTVQLAKKVYNVGEVVVTCSGKSADLITSLGADKIIDYTKHKSILQPVLESVKESGKFDAIFDCAGNSDLFPEILNIIQDKAHHGYYGSIAGDSKLKYGSDSLTGLFISNLNGGIRLLASRLGYYKYNYHLVKLHSGEKWADKAIKYQSELGIVNSIDSEWPADEYQKALDRLASNRASGKVLIKFAD; translated from the coding sequence ATGCCCCTCAAGTTTAAAGCTCTTAGatacaacaacaacagcaccCCCATCACTCTTAAGGAAACCCAATTTGCCGATGTGGAGGAGTTGCCTACAGGCTATAAGGTGCCTGACAAGAAGGTGTTGGTTAGGGTCCACTATGCTGCGTTGAACCCAATTgactttttgttgaaaaatgCCGCCACGTGCTGGATTTTCCGTGGGGAAAGAGGTTTTGCCTCCGACTACTCTGGTGAGGTTGTGGCTTTGGGTGCTGAGGCCGCTAAGGAGACCGGCCTCAAGGTTGGCGACAGGGTCAATGGCTTGAACCAGATCCCTTTTGGCAACGGCACTGCGGCCCAGTACACTTTGGTAGATCCATTTTCTGAGGCTGGGTGCTCGATCAGAAAAACCCCTGATAGTCTCCCCTTGGACCAGGCGGCATCTTATCCTTTGGTGCTTGGAACTGCCCagtctttcttcaatgaggtcgacaagaagaacgCCTTGAAAAAGGTGTTGATCATTGGTGCAGGTACTTCGGTGGGAAGGTACACTGTGcagcttgcaaagaaggtgtaCAACGTTGGCGAGGTGGTGGTTACATGTTCAGGCAAGTCGGCAGACTTGATCACCAGTTTGGGCGCCGACAAGATCATCGACTACACAAAGCACAAGTCGATTTTGCAGCCTGTTTTGGAGCTGGTGAAGGAATCGGGTAAATTCGATGCAATTTTCGATTGCGCCGGTAACTCGGACTTGTTCCCTGAGatcctcaacatcatcCAAGATAAAGCCCACCACGGATATTACGGCTCAATTGCCGGCGACAGCAAGCTCAAGTACGGCTCAGACTCCTTGACGGGTCTTTTTATAAGCAATTTAAACGGTGGCATCAGACTCCTCGCCTCCCGGTTGGGTTACTACAAATACAACTATCATCTCGTCAAGCTTCATTCGGGTGAAAAGTGGGCCGACAAGGCCATCAAGTACCAGAGCGAGTTGGGAATTGTCAATTCCATCGACAGCGAGTGGCCTGCTGACGAGTATCAGAAGGCGTTGGATCGTCTTGCTTCCAACCGCGCCAGCGGTAAggtgttgatcaagtttgCTGATTAG